The following coding sequences are from one Lycium ferocissimum isolate CSIRO_LF1 chromosome 3, AGI_CSIRO_Lferr_CH_V1, whole genome shotgun sequence window:
- the LOC132049615 gene encoding uncharacterized protein LOC132049615 isoform X1: MGAGRRTQTFVLDSASSFQTKHSGGFRYLTKKQLGGVIFGCKDNTMKECILKQLFGLPAPHSSYVKNIDPGLPLFLFNYSNRELHGIFEAASSGEMHINPYAWTSDGSGRTLFPAQVQIRVRMQCRPLPESLFKPIILDNYYKENHFLFELDHVQAGKLISKLSSLAFVPTSCMPQNAAKWKTIIQGLPATGNREENGCAEPEDLKEKFTNSLDLNGDFGEGDIFLFSSVGNQQLEAPLDNQAELDDKDLIYTEFRELATRHDECSGASINGHEEESTIALMTATINDVKIGEETLQEAQIPREEKNEESSSNFAVYPAIIAQLLQGIEKLKASREEQTHKMCSLEQKLADAEEEIKQLKYRYMMPESSNPSFQLADETVFESVDQVQLDPESIFLVGGYDGVSWLSTLESYSLSNDVQKSLKPMSSVRSYASVAKLCGELYVFGGGTGSLWYDTVESYSPADNEWTRRPSLNKKKGTLAGATLKDKIFAIGGGNGVDCFSEVEMYDPEVGRWITTRSMWQKRFSLAAAELNGALYAVGGYDGSNYLATAERFDPREHSWTKIKSMSTSRGCHALAALDGKLYALGGYDGSTMVPSTEIYDPRLATWMVGEPMKHSRGYSAAVVLQESIYVIGGVQSGEEVTDVIECYKEGQGWQTPNLKGIGKRCFCSAIVLSEDCFRSTEAASS, translated from the exons ATGGGGGCAGGGAGAAGAACACAAACCTTTGTACTTGATTCTGCATCATCATTCCAGACAAAACACAGCGGAGGATTTAGATATTTGACGAAAAAACAACTCGGTGGTGTCATATTTGGTTGCAAGGATAATACCATGAAGGAGTGTATACTTAAACAACTATTTG gTTTGCCTGCTCCACATTCTTCATATGTGAAGAACATAGATCCAGGTCTGCCACTGTTTTTGTTCAACTACAGCAATAGGGAGCTTCATGGCATCTTTGAAGCAGCAAGCTCTGGAGAAATGCATATCAATCCGTATGCTTGGACGTCAGACGGTTCTGGAAGAACACTATTTCCTGCACAG GTTCAGATTCGTGTCCGCATGCAATGCCGACCACTACCAGAAAGTCTGTTTAAACCTATAATTCTGGATAACTATTACAAAGAGAACCATTTCTTGTTTGAGCTAGATCATGTTCAAGCTGGTAAATTGATCTCCAAGCTTTCATCTCTCGCATTTGTTCCAACCAGCTGCATGCCACAGAATGCAGCAAAATGGAAAACTATAATACAAGGTTTACCAGCAACTGGCAATAGAGAAGAAAATGGCTGTGCCGAGCCAGAAGACTTGAAAGAAAAGTTCACCAACTCACTTGATTTGAATGGCGATTTTGGTGAGGGagacatttttcttttttctagtgTCGGTAACCAGCAGCTGGAGGCGCCATTAGATAATCAAGCAGAATTAGATGATAAGGATCTTATATACACGGAATTTAGAGAATTGGCCACTCGACACGATGAATGCTCAGGGGCCTCTATAAATGGGCATGAAGAGGAAAGCACTATTGCACTGATGACTGCCACTATTAATGATGTAAAGATTGGGGAAGAAACTTTACAGGAAGCACAGATACCGAGAGaggaaaagaatgaagaaagcTCATCTAACTTTGCTGTCTATCCTGCTATTATAGCTCAG CTGCTTCAAGGAATAGAAAAACTGAAAGCTTCTAGGGAAGAGCAAACTCATAAGATGTGCAGCTTGGAGCAGAAGCTG GCCGATGCAGAAGAAGAGATTAAGCAGTTAAAATATAGATATATGATGCCTGAGTCCTCAAATCCATCATTTCAATTGGCTGATGAAACAGTATTTGAGTCAGTTGATCAAGTACAGCTGGATCCTGAGTCAATCTTCCTTGTCGGAGGATATGATGGGGTATCGTGGTTATCTACCTTGGAGTCATACTCACTTTCAAATGATGTGCAAAAGTCTCTTAAGCCAATGAGTTCAGTTCGATCATATGCCTCAGTTGCAAAACTGTGTGGAGAGCTTTATGTATTTGGTGGTGGAACTGGAAGCTTGTGGTACGACACAG TTGAATCATACAGTCCAGCAGATAACGAGTGGACCCGACGTCCTTCCTTGAATAAGAAAAAGGGGACTTTAGCTGGTGCTActttgaaggacaaaattttTGCAATTGGTGGTGGAAATGGGGTTGACTGCTTTTCAGAGGTCGAGATGTATGATCCTGAAGTAGGGCGTTGGATTACAACAAGGTCCATGTGGCAGAAG CGATTTTCTCTTGCTGCAGCAGAACTCAATGGTGCATTATATGCTGTTGGTGGATACGATGGAAGCAATTACCTGGC GACCGCTGAAAGATTTGATCCTAGAGAGCATTCGTGGACAAAAATTAAGAGTATGAGTACAAGCAGAGGATGCCATGCATTGGCTGCATTGGATGGGAAATT ATACGCACTTGGTGGGTATGATGGGTCTACAATGGTTCCTAGCACTGAGATATATGATCCCCGTCTTGCAACATGGATGGTTGGGGAGCCAATGAAGCACTCGAGAGGGTATTCAGCGGCTGTTGTTCTACAGGAGTCCATTTATGTGATTGGAGGGGTTCAATCTGGTGAGGAAGTTACAGACGTG ATTGAATGTTATAAGGAGGGTCAAGGTTGGCAGACACCCAACTTGAAGGGAATAGGGAAAAGGTGTTTCTGCTCAGCTATAGTTTTATCGGAAGACTGCTTTCGGAGTACAGAAGCTGCATCTTCTTAG
- the LOC132049615 gene encoding uncharacterized protein LOC132049615 isoform X2: MGAGRRTQTFVLDSASSFQTKHSGGFRYLTKKQLGGVIFGCKDNTMKECILKQLFGLPAPHSSYVKNIDPGLPLFLFNYSNRELHGIFEAASSGEMHINPYAWTSDGSGRTLFPAQIRVRMQCRPLPESLFKPIILDNYYKENHFLFELDHVQAGKLISKLSSLAFVPTSCMPQNAAKWKTIIQGLPATGNREENGCAEPEDLKEKFTNSLDLNGDFGEGDIFLFSSVGNQQLEAPLDNQAELDDKDLIYTEFRELATRHDECSGASINGHEEESTIALMTATINDVKIGEETLQEAQIPREEKNEESSSNFAVYPAIIAQLLQGIEKLKASREEQTHKMCSLEQKLADAEEEIKQLKYRYMMPESSNPSFQLADETVFESVDQVQLDPESIFLVGGYDGVSWLSTLESYSLSNDVQKSLKPMSSVRSYASVAKLCGELYVFGGGTGSLWYDTVESYSPADNEWTRRPSLNKKKGTLAGATLKDKIFAIGGGNGVDCFSEVEMYDPEVGRWITTRSMWQKRFSLAAAELNGALYAVGGYDGSNYLATAERFDPREHSWTKIKSMSTSRGCHALAALDGKLYALGGYDGSTMVPSTEIYDPRLATWMVGEPMKHSRGYSAAVVLQESIYVIGGVQSGEEVTDVIECYKEGQGWQTPNLKGIGKRCFCSAIVLSEDCFRSTEAASS; this comes from the exons ATGGGGGCAGGGAGAAGAACACAAACCTTTGTACTTGATTCTGCATCATCATTCCAGACAAAACACAGCGGAGGATTTAGATATTTGACGAAAAAACAACTCGGTGGTGTCATATTTGGTTGCAAGGATAATACCATGAAGGAGTGTATACTTAAACAACTATTTG gTTTGCCTGCTCCACATTCTTCATATGTGAAGAACATAGATCCAGGTCTGCCACTGTTTTTGTTCAACTACAGCAATAGGGAGCTTCATGGCATCTTTGAAGCAGCAAGCTCTGGAGAAATGCATATCAATCCGTATGCTTGGACGTCAGACGGTTCTGGAAGAACACTATTTCCTGCACAG ATTCGTGTCCGCATGCAATGCCGACCACTACCAGAAAGTCTGTTTAAACCTATAATTCTGGATAACTATTACAAAGAGAACCATTTCTTGTTTGAGCTAGATCATGTTCAAGCTGGTAAATTGATCTCCAAGCTTTCATCTCTCGCATTTGTTCCAACCAGCTGCATGCCACAGAATGCAGCAAAATGGAAAACTATAATACAAGGTTTACCAGCAACTGGCAATAGAGAAGAAAATGGCTGTGCCGAGCCAGAAGACTTGAAAGAAAAGTTCACCAACTCACTTGATTTGAATGGCGATTTTGGTGAGGGagacatttttcttttttctagtgTCGGTAACCAGCAGCTGGAGGCGCCATTAGATAATCAAGCAGAATTAGATGATAAGGATCTTATATACACGGAATTTAGAGAATTGGCCACTCGACACGATGAATGCTCAGGGGCCTCTATAAATGGGCATGAAGAGGAAAGCACTATTGCACTGATGACTGCCACTATTAATGATGTAAAGATTGGGGAAGAAACTTTACAGGAAGCACAGATACCGAGAGaggaaaagaatgaagaaagcTCATCTAACTTTGCTGTCTATCCTGCTATTATAGCTCAG CTGCTTCAAGGAATAGAAAAACTGAAAGCTTCTAGGGAAGAGCAAACTCATAAGATGTGCAGCTTGGAGCAGAAGCTG GCCGATGCAGAAGAAGAGATTAAGCAGTTAAAATATAGATATATGATGCCTGAGTCCTCAAATCCATCATTTCAATTGGCTGATGAAACAGTATTTGAGTCAGTTGATCAAGTACAGCTGGATCCTGAGTCAATCTTCCTTGTCGGAGGATATGATGGGGTATCGTGGTTATCTACCTTGGAGTCATACTCACTTTCAAATGATGTGCAAAAGTCTCTTAAGCCAATGAGTTCAGTTCGATCATATGCCTCAGTTGCAAAACTGTGTGGAGAGCTTTATGTATTTGGTGGTGGAACTGGAAGCTTGTGGTACGACACAG TTGAATCATACAGTCCAGCAGATAACGAGTGGACCCGACGTCCTTCCTTGAATAAGAAAAAGGGGACTTTAGCTGGTGCTActttgaaggacaaaattttTGCAATTGGTGGTGGAAATGGGGTTGACTGCTTTTCAGAGGTCGAGATGTATGATCCTGAAGTAGGGCGTTGGATTACAACAAGGTCCATGTGGCAGAAG CGATTTTCTCTTGCTGCAGCAGAACTCAATGGTGCATTATATGCTGTTGGTGGATACGATGGAAGCAATTACCTGGC GACCGCTGAAAGATTTGATCCTAGAGAGCATTCGTGGACAAAAATTAAGAGTATGAGTACAAGCAGAGGATGCCATGCATTGGCTGCATTGGATGGGAAATT ATACGCACTTGGTGGGTATGATGGGTCTACAATGGTTCCTAGCACTGAGATATATGATCCCCGTCTTGCAACATGGATGGTTGGGGAGCCAATGAAGCACTCGAGAGGGTATTCAGCGGCTGTTGTTCTACAGGAGTCCATTTATGTGATTGGAGGGGTTCAATCTGGTGAGGAAGTTACAGACGTG ATTGAATGTTATAAGGAGGGTCAAGGTTGGCAGACACCCAACTTGAAGGGAATAGGGAAAAGGTGTTTCTGCTCAGCTATAGTTTTATCGGAAGACTGCTTTCGGAGTACAGAAGCTGCATCTTCTTAG
- the LOC132049616 gene encoding uncharacterized protein LOC132049616, whose product MPCFNISTNVNLDGVDTSAFFSEATKAVASIIGKPENFVMVVLKGSVDISFGGNMEPAAYAEIVSMGGINSDVKRRLIATLGTICQNQFSIPRTRFFLKVYDTTMATKFSKL is encoded by the exons ATGCCTTGCTTTAATATTTCAACAAACGTGAATTTGGATGGAGTGGACACTTCTGCTTTCTTCTCTGAAGCCACCAAAGCTGTTGCTTCTATCATCGGAAAACCTGAGAAC TTCGTGATGGTTGTACTGAAAGGATCAGTGGACATATCATTTGGAGGGAACATGGAACCAGCTGCATATGCTGAGATTGTATCCATGGGTGGCATCAACTCGGATGTCAAGAGGAGACTTATTGCTACTCTAGGCACCATTTGCCAGAACCAATTCTCCATTCCCAGAACGCGATTCTTTCTCAAGGTCTATGATACCACAATGGCTACCAAATTCTCCAAACTCTGA
- the LOC132049615 gene encoding uncharacterized protein LOC132049615 isoform X3 → MGAGRRTQTFVLDSASSFQTKHSGGFRYLTKKQLGGVIFGCKDNTMKECILKQLFGLPAPHSSYVKNIDPGLPLFLFNYSNRELHGIFEAASSGEMHINPYAWTSDGSGRTLFPAQVQIRVRMQCRPLPESLFKPIILDNYYKENHFLFELDHVQAGKLISKLSSLAFVPTSCMPQNAAKWKTIIQGLPATGNREENGCAEPEDLKEKFTNSLDLNGDFGEGDIFLFSSVGNQQLEAPLDNQAELDDKDLIYTEFRELATRHDECSGASINGHEEESTIALMTATINDVKIGEETLQEAQIPREEKNEESSSNFAVYPAIIAQLLQGIEKLKASREEQTHKMCSLEQKLADAEEEIKQLKYRYMMPESSNPSFQLADETVFESVDQVQLDPESIFLVGGYDGVSWLSTLESYSLSNDVQKSLKPMSSVRSYASVAKLCGELYVFGGGTGSLWYDTVESYSPADNEWTRRPSLNKKKGTLAGATLKDKIFAIGGGNGVDCFSEVEMYDPEVGRWITTRSMWQKRFSLAAAELNGALYAVGGYDGSNYLATAERFDPREHSWTKIKSMSTSRGCHALAALDGKLYALGGYDGSTMVPSTEIYDPRLATWMVGEPMKHSRGYSAAVVLQESIYVIGGVQSD, encoded by the exons ATGGGGGCAGGGAGAAGAACACAAACCTTTGTACTTGATTCTGCATCATCATTCCAGACAAAACACAGCGGAGGATTTAGATATTTGACGAAAAAACAACTCGGTGGTGTCATATTTGGTTGCAAGGATAATACCATGAAGGAGTGTATACTTAAACAACTATTTG gTTTGCCTGCTCCACATTCTTCATATGTGAAGAACATAGATCCAGGTCTGCCACTGTTTTTGTTCAACTACAGCAATAGGGAGCTTCATGGCATCTTTGAAGCAGCAAGCTCTGGAGAAATGCATATCAATCCGTATGCTTGGACGTCAGACGGTTCTGGAAGAACACTATTTCCTGCACAG GTTCAGATTCGTGTCCGCATGCAATGCCGACCACTACCAGAAAGTCTGTTTAAACCTATAATTCTGGATAACTATTACAAAGAGAACCATTTCTTGTTTGAGCTAGATCATGTTCAAGCTGGTAAATTGATCTCCAAGCTTTCATCTCTCGCATTTGTTCCAACCAGCTGCATGCCACAGAATGCAGCAAAATGGAAAACTATAATACAAGGTTTACCAGCAACTGGCAATAGAGAAGAAAATGGCTGTGCCGAGCCAGAAGACTTGAAAGAAAAGTTCACCAACTCACTTGATTTGAATGGCGATTTTGGTGAGGGagacatttttcttttttctagtgTCGGTAACCAGCAGCTGGAGGCGCCATTAGATAATCAAGCAGAATTAGATGATAAGGATCTTATATACACGGAATTTAGAGAATTGGCCACTCGACACGATGAATGCTCAGGGGCCTCTATAAATGGGCATGAAGAGGAAAGCACTATTGCACTGATGACTGCCACTATTAATGATGTAAAGATTGGGGAAGAAACTTTACAGGAAGCACAGATACCGAGAGaggaaaagaatgaagaaagcTCATCTAACTTTGCTGTCTATCCTGCTATTATAGCTCAG CTGCTTCAAGGAATAGAAAAACTGAAAGCTTCTAGGGAAGAGCAAACTCATAAGATGTGCAGCTTGGAGCAGAAGCTG GCCGATGCAGAAGAAGAGATTAAGCAGTTAAAATATAGATATATGATGCCTGAGTCCTCAAATCCATCATTTCAATTGGCTGATGAAACAGTATTTGAGTCAGTTGATCAAGTACAGCTGGATCCTGAGTCAATCTTCCTTGTCGGAGGATATGATGGGGTATCGTGGTTATCTACCTTGGAGTCATACTCACTTTCAAATGATGTGCAAAAGTCTCTTAAGCCAATGAGTTCAGTTCGATCATATGCCTCAGTTGCAAAACTGTGTGGAGAGCTTTATGTATTTGGTGGTGGAACTGGAAGCTTGTGGTACGACACAG TTGAATCATACAGTCCAGCAGATAACGAGTGGACCCGACGTCCTTCCTTGAATAAGAAAAAGGGGACTTTAGCTGGTGCTActttgaaggacaaaattttTGCAATTGGTGGTGGAAATGGGGTTGACTGCTTTTCAGAGGTCGAGATGTATGATCCTGAAGTAGGGCGTTGGATTACAACAAGGTCCATGTGGCAGAAG CGATTTTCTCTTGCTGCAGCAGAACTCAATGGTGCATTATATGCTGTTGGTGGATACGATGGAAGCAATTACCTGGC GACCGCTGAAAGATTTGATCCTAGAGAGCATTCGTGGACAAAAATTAAGAGTATGAGTACAAGCAGAGGATGCCATGCATTGGCTGCATTGGATGGGAAATT ATACGCACTTGGTGGGTATGATGGGTCTACAATGGTTCCTAGCACTGAGATATATGATCCCCGTCTTGCAACATGGATGGTTGGGGAGCCAATGAAGCACTCGAGAGGGTATTCAGCGGCTGTTGTTCTACAGGAGTCCATTTATGTGATTGGAGGGGTTCAATCTG ATTGA